Proteins co-encoded in one Zootoca vivipara chromosome 3, rZooViv1.1, whole genome shotgun sequence genomic window:
- the CDC42EP3 gene encoding cdc42 effector protein 3, whose product MPAKTPIYLKAGNNKKGKKFKLRDILSPDMISPPLGDFRHTIHIGKEGQHDVFGDISFLQGNYELLPGNEGETASQCEGHNEFLRANSTSDSVFAETPSPVLKNAISLPAIGGSQALMLPLLSPVTFNSKQDSLGPLRNPRHSCEPVMEEKLQGKSKHLENGKIYKDDITWERNVPTSHYTNGRDSHSSSLSEQYAEWQTEELFDNGHLSCDLTKTQPKSEDSLSDLAEPLLSLQLDLGPSLLDEVLNVMDKNKT is encoded by the coding sequence ATGCCAGCCAAGACACCCATCTACCTGAAAGCCGGCAACaataagaaagggaagaaattcaAGCTGAGAGACATTTTGTCTCCTGATATGATCAGCCCACCTCTTGGTGATTTTCGCCACACAATTCATATCGGGAAAGAAGGACAGCACGATGTTTTTGGAGACATCTCCTTCCTGCAAGGGAATTATGAGCTCTTACCTGGGAACGAGGGAGAGACAGCCAGCCAGTGTGAAGGCCACAATGAGTTCCTAAGGGCAAACAGCACCTCTGACTCTGTGTTTGCCGAAACGCCTTCTCCGGTGCTCAAAAATGCCATATCACTTCCTGCCATCGGTGGTTCTCAAGCCCTCATGCTGCCCTTGTTGTCACCGGTGACGTTTAATTCAAAGCAGGACTCTTTGGGGCCTTTAAGGAATCCCAGGCATAGCTGCGAGCCCGTAATGGAAGAAAAGTTGCAGGGGAAGAGCAAACACTTGGAGAATGGGAAAATATACAAAGATGACATCACATGGGAGCGGAACGTCCCAACATCGCATTATACTAATGGGAGAGACAGTCATTCATCCAGCCTTTCGGAGCAATACGCTGAATGGCAAACAGAGGAGTTATTTGACAATGGCCATCTTTCATGTGATCTAACCAAGACTCAGCCTAAATCAGAAGACtccctttcagatctggcagagCCTCTTCTTTCTTTGCAACTTGACCTCGGGCCATCACTTTTGGATGAAGTGCTCAACGTAatggacaaaaacaaaacatag